In one window of Gossypium arboreum isolate Shixiya-1 chromosome 4, ASM2569848v2, whole genome shotgun sequence DNA:
- the LOC108465506 gene encoding probable sodium/metabolite cotransporter BASS1, chloroplastic produces MSFTLTHRLCLSPPQRTHLRFTFKPHTSKPIVSSPSKLSYRPIVSSLSHNSEHLSVTQAKPRWENMLSTAASFYPLYVTVGGIVACFKPSAFAWFVERGPSSYSFSLGLIMLAMGLTLELKDLLNLFTQRPLSILFGCVAQYTIMPTFAMVISKTLGLSPSLSVGLILLGCCPGGAASTVVTFIARGDVSLSTVMTVCTTLGAVILTPLLTVILAGTYVPVDAIGLSISTLQVVVAPVLLGSYLQSTFPLVVKMITPFAPLFAVLLSSLLACSIFSGNVVRFKSSIVNASLASDASLVSRLQSLLSGDLSAVILSVMLLHFTGFFVGYISAAICRFREAERRAISIEVGMQNSSLGVVLATTHFTSPVVALPGAMSAVIMNIMGSSLGFFWRQISGSKQELEDQD; encoded by the exons ATGTCCTTCACTTTAACCCACAGACTCTGCCTTTCACCACCACAACGAACCCATCTCAGATTCACCTTCAAACCCCACACATCAAAACCCATAGTTTCTTCACCATCAAAACTCAGTTACCGTCCCATAGTCAGTTCTCTCAGTCATAATTCTGAACACTTATCGGTCACTCAAGCAAAACCCAGATGGGAGAACATGTTATCGACTGCTGCTAGCTTTTACCCTTTGTATGTGACTGTTGGTGGCATTGTGGCTTGTTTTAAGCCGTCTGCTTTTGCTTGGTTCGTGGAGAGAGGACCTTCTTCATATAGCTTCTCGCTTGGGTTGATTATGTTGGCTATGGGTCTCACTTTAGAACTCAAGGACTTGCTCAATTTGTTCACCCAAAGACCTCTTTCT ATTCTATTTGGATGTGTTGCTCAGTACACAATTATGCCAACTTTTGCTATGGTTATTAGCAAAACTTTGGGGCTTTCACCATCTCTTTCTGTTGGTTTGATTTTGCTAGGTTGTTGTCCTGGTGGTGCTGCATCCACTGTG GTGACCTTTATTGCACGAGGAGACGTTTCGTTATCGACGGTAATGACGGTTTGCACTACTCTTGGTGCAGTGATCCTCACACCTCTTTTGACTGTGATTCTAGCAGGAACATATGTTCCTGTTGATGCTATTGGACTTTCCATCAGCACCCTGCAG GTGGTTGTGGCTCCGGTTTTGCTCGGTTCTTACCTACAAAGCACATTTCCTTTGGTGGTGAAAATGATTACACCATTTGCTCCTTTATTTGCCGTTTTACTTTCATCGCTACTTGCATGCAG CATTTTCTCGGGAAATGTCGTCCGTTTTAAGTCCTCAATAGTTAATGCATCATTGGCTTCCGATGCCTCTTTAGTCTCACGACTCCAATCATTATTATCCGGAGACCTCAGTGCCGTAATACTTTCCGTGATGTTGCTACATTTTACCGGTTTCTTTGTAGG GTACATATCAGCAGCCATTTGTAGATTCCGAGAAGCAGAGCGGCGAGCAATATCAATCGAG GTTGGCATGCAAAATTCTTCATTAGGAGTGGTATTGGCAACAACTCATTTCACTTCTCCGGTGGTAGCGTTACCGGGCGCCATGTCGGCAGTGATTATGAATATAATGGGTAGCAGCTTAGGCTTCTTTTGGAGACAGATTAGTGGTTCAAAACAGGAACTTGAAGATCAAGATTGA